CTCATGGAAGTGGTGCTGGGGATCGACAACGTGATCTTCGTTTCCATCGTCATGAACCGGCTGCCGGAAGAAAAACGGCTGAAGGCGCGGCGCCTCTGGATGTTCACCGGCATCGCCGTGCGTATCGCACTGCTGCTATGCATCGGCTACATCATCCGCGCCACGCAACCGCTGTTCACCATTTTCGGCAACGCCATCAGCCTGCGCGACCTCATCATGCTGGCCGGCGGCCTCTTCCTGCTCATCAAAACCACGCTGGAAATCCACCACAAACTGGAAGGCGAGGAAGAAGAAACGCATGCCGGCGGCGGAAAAGCAGGCGCAACCCTCGCCAACGTCGTAGGGCAGATCATCCTCATCGACATGGTGTTCTCGTTCGACAGCATCATCACGGCCGTAGGCCTGGCCAAGCATGTGGAGATCATGATCATCGCGGTGATTATCGCCATGTTCATCATGTTCTCGTTCGCGCCGCGCATCAGCGCGTTCATCCACAAGCACCCCACGCTGAAAATGCTGGCGCTGTCGTTCCTCATCATGGTGGGCGGCATCCTCATCATCGAAGGCTGGAACCCCGAAGCCGTGCACGACCTTCACCTGAAGAACTACGTGTATTTCGCCATGGCGTTCTCTTTCGCGGTGGAGTTGCTGAACATGCGCGTACGCAAGCAGAAACCCGCCAAACCCGTG
Above is a genomic segment from Chitinophaga pollutisoli containing:
- a CDS encoding TerC family protein, yielding MLALQELLTVDSLISLLTLTLMEVVLGIDNVIFVSIVMNRLPEEKRLKARRLWMFTGIAVRIALLLCIGYIIRATQPLFTIFGNAISLRDLIMLAGGLFLLIKTTLEIHHKLEGEEEETHAGGGKAGATLANVVGQIILIDMVFSFDSIITAVGLAKHVEIMIIAVIIAMFIMFSFAPRISAFIHKHPTLKMLALSFLIMVGGILIIEGWNPEAVHDLHLKNYVYFAMAFSFAVELLNMRVRKQKPAKPVELRGPKETDIEGKK